The DNA segment CTGTTTGCCACAGTTACCCACGCTCAAACAGCTTCAACATCATATGTGATCACTAACGGTAGTTGTCTGCGTGTCCGTGAAGATGCCAACCTCAATTCCCGAATTTTGGACTGTCTTCCTAATCGTACTCAAATACAGACTACGGAAATTATCAATGGTTTCGCTCGGCTATCTCGAAATAGATTCGTTTCGGCAAGATGGATTGGCAGTACACCAAATAACCGTCCTGTCAACCCTATTGGTGGTACAGGTGGGCAAGTTAATCTGACTTTGGGATCTAGGGGTGCGGCTGTGACAGAAGTTCAAAGAGCTTTGGGTGTGCAACAAACGGGATATTATGGACCTACAACTACTCGCGTAGTCCGAGAATTTCAGGCTCGGAATAACTTACGTGTAGATGGTATTGTCGGCCCCCAAACTCGCAGTGCAATTTTTAGACCTGGCAACCAAACTGCTACTGGTACAGGTGGGCAAGTTAATCTGAGTTTGGGATCTAGCGGTGCGGCTGTAACAGAAGTTCAAAGAGCTTTAGGTGTGCAACAAACTGGATATTATGGCCCGACCACGACTCGCGTAGTCCGAGAATTTCAGGCTCGGAATAACTTACGTGTAGATGGCATCGTCGGACCCCAAACTCGCAGTGCAATTTTTAGAACTTAAGCTCTAAATAATTTTGCACAATTTCTAAAATGCGTTCGGCTGCATGACCATCTCCATAGGGATTTATGGCGTTTGCCATTGCTTGATAGACTTTGGGTTGACTGAGTAATTCACCAGCAGCTTGAACAATGTTTTGGGTTGTAGTTCCGACAAGTTTAGCTGTACCCGCAGTGACAGCCTCTGGCCTTTCTGTTGTATCTCTGAGAACCAATACTGGTTTTCCCAGGCTAGGGGCTTCTTCTTGCAAACCACCTGAATCAGTTAATAAGAAATGCGATCGCTCAATGGCTCCCACAAGTTCGGCATAATCTAAAGGTTCAATTAAAAAGATGCGCGGATGGTTTCCTAAAAGTTTCTGTAATGGTTCTCGCACTGTGGGGTTACGGTGCAATGGTAATAGCAAGGCTGTATCAGAAAACTTATCTAATATCTGTAAAAATGCTTGAGCGATCGCTTGCAGTGGTTCTCCCCAATTTTCCCGTCGATGGACTGTTGCTAACAAGGTACGATATGAGTTCCAATCTAAACCTGGTACATTACAGGCGGGTTTACTTGCAGCTACATTTAAAAGTGCATCAATGACGGTGTTACCTGTGATGTGAATTTCTCCCAAAACCCCAGAACGTTGTAAGTTCTCCGCCGCCCAAGGCGTTGGCGCAAAATGTAACTGCGTCAGTTGAGAAATCAACCGCCGATTTGCTTCTTCTGGATAGGGATTAAATAAGTCATCAGTTCTTAACCCAGCTTCTACATGACCAACAGGAATTTTTTGATAAAAAGCTGCCAAAGCTGCGGCAAAAGCGGTGGTAGTATCTCCCTGAACTATGACGAAATCCGGCTGACTTTTTTGAAATAATGCTTCTAATCCCTGTAAGCTGCGGCAAGTAATATCATTTAAAGTTTGCTGAGGCTGCATAATTTCTAGATCATCATCAGCCTTCAGGTGGAACAACTGCATCACTTGCTCAACCATCTCCCGATGCTGTCCAGTTAAAATTAGCTGTAACTCAAATATTGGCGACTGTTGAAATACTTGAATGACTGGAGCAAGTTTAATGGCTTCCGGTCGTGTACCCAAAATAATGCAAATTTTCTGTTTAATGGTCATTTTTTTTAAATATATAAATATACAAAACTAGTAAACTCTGAACCTGAGCGCTAAAGCACTCACTACAAACTATAGCAATCCTATTTAAATTGGGAAAATTGCCAGCTATAAAATCCCGGTATCTTGAAGACAGCGGGATTCTACATTGCTCACAAAAATGGAAATATGAAAAAACCCGGCTTAACCGGGCAGATGCTCTGTTTGTCGAATGAAAAATGACGAACTATACCTCGATGTCACAAGTTAAAGGACAAGCAGCATATACAGAAGTCTGCATTTGTTCAGCTTCTCCATTTAACCAGTTCAACCACTTGACTTGGTTCGGATGTATACCCTTAAAAGTCAATACGCCAGCAGCGATCATGACTGCCAAGACGTTAAACATGATTAAACCGCCTGATACGAGCAGAACTGCACTAACAGGCATTACAGATTGCAACACAATTGACAACAAGCATCCGACCGTAGCCATTACAAAGACTAATGGAAAACCGACAACCAGCAAGCATACTGCCAATGTGAAAGTCCAAATCAAAAAACTTTTGATCATCATCAAGGAGTAGGTCTTTCCTAGATTAGAGCTTTGAGCCGAAACCATGACTTTTCCTCCTAAAAATATACAGCAAGGTTTTTATCTCAGTCATATATCGTTTTTAACGAGTTAACTGAATCGTTGAATTGATTGATTGAAGTTTCAGTATATAAAAAGGTTTTCATAAAATGAGCATTTATTTACTAAACTTTACACTTGATTTTTTGTACCTGTGAATGTAACGTCAACTTCACATTTAATTAGTGACCTAGTTTGTGGCATCTATCTTTAGGAATAGAGCATAATCTGCCTTTGTTCTACAAGTGCATTTACCACTCTAGAATTCAGCTTTGCTTAACACTTCTTATAAAAACTGCCCTCTATTCTCATAATTCTCATAAAAGTTGGAAAAATTTGTCCCTGTTAATTTTGGGATCTATTTGTGTATGTGCTTGACCGAAGAGGCAGAGGAGCAGGGAGCGACAAGGCGGGGCGACTTGAAACTCTCTTGCCAAAAGGGTTATGAGCAACTAAATTTATTTATGCTCCAAGGAAAAGATTTATGAATCGTAGACGCGGTTCTCTACGAGATGCTTTGCACAAGAAATAATGCGTCCTTGTTTGAGAGCAACTACATTTATGGGGTCTTCTCCCCTGCTCCCTTTCCTGTTTGTTGACACCAAAAATTCTTAGTGAGCAGACTTAGTATTTAAACTTACTTTTAATTATAGCTATATATACTGTAGGGCTTGAAGGGATGTAGTGTGTTAAACAAGTCTATATGCGAAGAAATTCAAAATATTATTTTGAGGCAAAAGATATCCAAGTATGAAAAATCGAATCTAACCGATTGTGTCCTTGAAATTCTTAGTCAGCTTTTCAGGGCATTCAAAGCAACCACCCACAAGAGATTTTCTCCGGATTTCAGTTGATAAGTTCTACATTTTAAAGTTATATGACAGAATCACAGATTCCCACAAATTCAAATCCTGTTGCGCCTCGGAACATACCGCCAGTACCGCCACCTCCGCCATCTTTATTGACACAACGCCAGTCTACACAAACGTTGGATATGTCAATTCATAAGAATTCCAGCCATCGTCCGGGTAGTCCCCCACCGATGACTACTTCTCTAATTGTCAAAAGTAGCAGTCCAGCGATTAGTTTAGCGCAGATGATTAGAGAAGCTTATGATTTAGAATATTCTGATCTTCATGTGGGAGTAGGTGAAATCCCCCGTTTCCGTAACCGAGGAGAAATTCAAATCACGGATCATCCAGAAACAGATTCAGAGACATTTATGAGTTGGTTGAGGGAGGTGTTGACTGAGGCAGAAATTAAGCATTTTCAAGAACATCTAGAATTTGATGGTGCAACTCAGTACGACTTTGCTCGTGTGAGAATTAACGTTTTTGGCTCCCTCAAAGGCTATGCAATGGTGATGCGGTTAATTCCCCTGAGAATCTTGTCTATGGAACAGTTGAGATTACCGCCTGTGCTTCGGGATATTTGCCATTACCACAAAGGGTTAATTTTAGTGACTGGCCCAACTGGTTCTGGTAAATCAACGACAATGGCGGCAATGATTGACTATATCAATAGAGAGATGGCTAAACATATCATCACCATTGAAGACCCGATTGAATTTGTCCACCAAAGCCGCAAATCCTTAGTCAAGCAACGGGAAGTAGGAATGCACACCCGGCGATTTGACAATGCTTTAAAAGCAGCTTTACGGGAAGATCCAGATTTAATTCTGGTGGGGGAAATGCGCGATAAAGAAACCGTGAATACTGCCCTGAAAGCGGCTCAGACTGGTCACTTGGTCATGGGTACTCTGCACACCAATAGTGCGGTGAAAACCATTGAGCGGATTCTCAATCTTTACTCAGGGGAAGAACAAGATGCAATGCGGGTGGGAATTTCTGAGTCTTTAGTGGCAGTGATTGCTCAAGGTTTATGCCGCACAACTGATGGTAAGCGGGCGGCATTCCACGATATCATGATCAACACTGAGGCCATCAAAGAATGGATCAAAGATGGTAAATATGATGAAATTACCGAGTTGATGAAGCAAGCCAGTTTTGACGGCATGATTACGATGAATCAGTCTTTGCTCAATCTCTACCACGAAGGTCGGATTACAGAAGAAACGGCTTTGGAAATGTCGCCAACTCCTAACGAAATGGCACAGTTTCTTCGAGGACGAGTTTAGAATAGAGGGTAAAAAAATTTGTTTTTTACTTTTGTTTTCCCTCAACCGTGTAACTGATTTGATTACAGATAAACTATCTAAACCCCAGTTGTTTAAAGGTATTGCCCTTTTTACACCAGGAGGAGATTTAATTTACTGCATCGACCCTAACAAGCAGGGTCGATGGCATTTGCATTTGTGTGCTGCTTTGCAGGAAATTTTAGATTTACCAGAACCGCCACATTTTTTAGTCCCTTGTTATACTGCAACTATTGACCACTGGTTAGATCCACATACGCATCAAGTGCGAACTTTTGCGGAAGCGTATCCGGCGGTAATTCGACATCAGGCTGTACTTAACGCCATTTTTGGCACGGAGTTAGTTTGGCAACCGGCACCTTGGCAAGAGGGTTTGTGCGATCGCATGGTATTAAGTACTTATCGCTCGACTTTTCCCCAACTTTGGGAAGACCATGATTTGATTGTGGATTTGGACTGTTCGCAATCGAAACCCCAGTATTATCCCCCGGTTATACCTACGCAAAAGTTACAGCTACAAGCAGAGTGTTATGTTTTACGCCTATTTGTGGCAGGACATAGTGCAAACACTGAGCGCATTTTGCAGAATCTGCATGGACTTTTAGAGCGATCGCTGGGGTATCCTTACACTATGAAGGTGATTGATGTGTTAACGAATCCTGAACAGGCAGAAATTGATCAAGTTTCAGCAACTCCGACTCTGGTTAAGGTTTGGCCGCAACCGATTCGGCGGATTGTTGGGGATATAGATAATGTCGATAAACTTTTACAGATGTTAGGCGCTACGGAGAAAATTTAACTTTTGATCAGTAAAGACGTTCTAAATTAATTTACCTAAAGTTTTGTGGGAAGGGCAAAGATGCCCTCATTATACAACAATACAGTTCAGTTAAGCAATTTTTTCCTTCCCCTTCTTCTCTCTCTGTGTCCTCTGCGCCTCTGCGGTGCTTAAAAAACAAACTTAGCCTTAACTGAACTGTATTGATTAATAATTAGCCTGTGGAAAAAGTTACGTGGTTTCGCGGTTTGAAGACTTCCCGTGAAAAGTCAGAACTGAACCGTATTACCTTATACCTTGAATTGTTAACGGTGCGTTGCGCTGCGCGACAACACACCCTACGAAGAATTTACATTCCTTCATATACATAGAATTTTTCTCACCGATTTAAGCAGTGACTAATTTTTCGCCTGACAGCATCCGCACGGCGGCTTCGAGTAAGGCTTCTTCGAGATAGGGCTTGGTAAAGTAGCCACTAGCACCGAGTTGAACTGCCATTTGTCGGTGTTTGTCTGCACCTCGTGAGGTCAGCATGGCAATGGGTAGGTGGTTGAGGTTGGAATCTTTTTGGATGCGGGAGAGCAATTCCAGTCCGTCGCAACGGGGCATTTCGATGTCACAAAATACGATATCGCAAGGTAGACCAGAACGGAGTTTATCCCAAGCTTCCTGCCCATCACGCGCCTGTTCAACGCGATAACCAGCTTTGGTAAATGTCAGCGAGAGTAATTCTCTAACTGTAATTGAGTCATCGACAATCAGCACTGTGGGGTCAATTTTTTCTACCGTGCTTTCTGGCACGCCGGGGTCTTGTTGCTGCCAAAGTTTACTACCATTGTGTTTAGAAATCCGCCCTTGGAAGATGTCGATAATCTCTAGGACATCGGCGATGGGCATGATGCGACCATCACCTAAGACGGTAGCACCAGCAACACCAATGGGTTTGGGTGCGGGGCTTTCAAATTGCTTGATAACAATTTCTTGCTCACTCAGCACTAGGTCAATTTGTAAGGCAATTAAGGTATTTCCCGATCGCACTACCACCACTGAAACCATATCATCATCGCGGTTGCCACCATAAACATTACCGCGACTCAGCTGACGATTGAAGGTTAAGAGTTCTTTCAACGGTCGGAAAGGCAGTAATTTATCGCGCCAAGAAATATATGATTGTCCATCGGCGTGATGCTGAATACTTTTTAGGGGTATATCTAAGGTATCTTCTACCCCGTCCATCGGGAAGGCAATCCGGGCTTTATCGGAGACACAGCAGAGAGCCTTGCAAATACTTAAGGTCAATGGTAAACGAATAGTAAAGGTAGTTCCTTCACTGATAGTCGAATTTGTGTTGACTATGCCGCGAATTTCGCTAATTTCGGAACGCACTACATCCATGCCTACGCCACGGCCCGAAATCTCATCTGCTTTGTCTTTGATACTAAAACCTGGCTGGAATAGCAGGTCATAGACTTCCATCCGCGAAATTGATTTTGCTTGATCTGCTGTCATCATGCCCAGCTGAATCGCTTTTGCTTTGATTCGTTCTGGATCAATACCTGCACCGTCATCACCGACGGAAATCACCGTTTGGTTACCTTGGTAAAAGGCACGAATTGTAATGTATCCTACGGGTGGTTTACCAGCGGCTTTCCGGATATCTGGCGTTTCAATACCGTGAGCGATCGCATTGTTGAGCATATGAGTCAACGGATCGGTGAGATGATCTAAAATCATCTTGTCAATCAAGGTATCTCCGCCTTCAATCACCAAATTGACTTGTTTACCATACTTGATGGCATTGTCGCGGACTCCTCGCCGCAAGCGGTCAATTGTTTGGGAAAAAGGCACCATTCGCGCTCGTGTGAGTCCCTCTTGTAGCTGGGTTGTCACTTGGCGGAACTGTCGCGCTACTCTTTCGCTTTCTTCTGTTACAAAGTCAATGTCACTCGCTGACTCACGCACCCTGACAATAAATTCAATCATTTCCTGGGATAGCGTATGGAAAGGAGTAAAGCGATCCATCTCTAACTCACTAAAACCCATGTCTGTATGGGAATCATTGGTTTGAACGTTAGTTTCTGGAGTTGTTTTAGATTCTTTGCTTTTACGACTGGCTAGAAGGGAAGCTTCTAATAGCGATCGCTCATACAATTCTTGCATCCTAGCGCCCACATTCGACAGATGTTGCACCTGAACCAGCAAGTTATCTAAAGATTGCCGTAGCCGTTCATGATCCTGTTCTAAGGTGTTACGGTTGACTACCAACTCCCCAACTAAATTACTCATATCGTCCAGTTGCTTGACTGGGACTTTCATTGTTTCTTCAAATCTGGCAGTTAGACGATCTGAAGAACGGGAGATTTTGCTAATCAGCGGTTTGGCTTTGACCGGTGGTGAGTGAGATATAGTTTGATCTGCTTCTGCGAGCAGTTTCTCCAAATCGCTAAATTCATCATTTACATCCACTGATGCAATAGGATTGCTGGCAACTTGGTTAGTCGTTAGTTCAAATTGTGGTGCGTAGGATGGCTGTTGATGAGATACAGTTACCTCTTGCTCATCCGTTGGATTCAGCAAAGCTTCCAGAGAGGCAAAATCGTCTTCTGGCATTGAACTAGCTGAATAACTTACTGCTGCTGCTTCTTCTTCTTCTTCTAATAAAGCTTCTAATTCAGCAAAATCATCTTGGATATCAGTATCATGCTCTGAAATAGACTCTGCTGGAGAAGTTACTGATGTCACCTCCTCTGCCGGCAAAACAAAATTAGCATTTTCCCTTGCAGCTAATTGTTCGTTTAGTGACATTGGAGGGTCTGTGTTCAACAGATCATCTGATACATCTGCTGTTTCCCTTAATATTTCGGCAACGGATTCTAGATTCGACTCACTTTGACTGAAATTTAAGGTTTCTACTGAACTTTCTGCAATATCATTTATTAATAATTCTTCTGGATTTACTGCGGGCTGCTCAGTTTCGGCGGCTAATAAATCTTCAACTAAATCATCTCCTGGGGTCAGGTCAACATTATCTACCAAACCAGAGTTAACACTAATATCGACCAACTCTGATTCAGGTGGAAACTGTTCTAATTCTAAATCTTCTGGAGAACTTATATCTAGACCTGTTTTTGAAGCCAATAATTCGTCATCCTCCATCAAACTATCGGCATCATCATCCAGTTGCACATAAGTTGAGTCATGTGTAGCGGCTATTTCTGACCAGAGGATGGGCGGATTTTCATCGAGAGGATCAAACAAATCAATTTCCCAATCAGCAAATACTGGGGGAGAATCTACAGAAGCTGTCTTTGGTGGCTCTTTTGTAAATTCTGGAGTGAAATCTAACACTTCTGGCTCTTGAGAAAAGCCACTAATTTCCTCTAAAGTCAAGTCCTCATTGTCGTCATCGGTTATGGAATTGAATGCTGCTAAATCTGCAAATAAATCATCTTCATTAGCAGTATCTGATGGTAAGATTAGTTCTTGCTCATAGAAAGTGAGATCATCATCTTCTATACTTGTTGAGGGCGCGGGGGTAAACTCTTCAATGTTGCCAAAAATATCCCCAGAAGCCGCCGCAGCGAACAAACTCTCCTCTAAAGCTTTGGCGACATCCTGCTCAAGTAACGGAACAGTTTCTTCTTGTGGTTCTGTTGCGGTTTCTTGGTTCCAAAAGTCGTTTAAATTGTCTTCTGTCTGAGTAAATTCTATTCCTGTTGCAGGTGTGATATCAAATAAATCACTGACTTCTGCCTCATTGCTAGACAGTTGGGGATTCTCTTCAACAGCATCAAAATCGTCAAACAAACCATCTAAAGTTAAAGACTCTGGCTGGATGATAGTGGGTTTTGCTTCTATATCATCCGGTGAAATTTCTTCTACATCTGCATTACCTGTTTCTGAGAATAAGTCATCATAACTGCTTTCTTGATTAGTAGATATTTGTTCTGGTTGAGTGACTTCGCCTGTGGGCAGTAATTCCTGATTATCTATTGTTAGTGCTAATGAATCATCTATTAAATTATTTACAGAAGAATCTGCTGATTCCCTCAAAATTTCCGCATATATTGGTGTATTTTGCGGTTCTGGATGCTCGATTTCGGCAAAATCGCTGCCAAATAATATGTTTAAATCTTCTGTTTTTGTCAGACCAACTTGCACTTGATCGTCGTTTTTATCTTCATCAAAAGAGAGAAAATCAGCTAAATCGTGATCAACATCTTCTCTATCAATGTCACTAAAATCCATTCCTAATTCACTGGCGGCGCTAACTTCTAAAACTTCCTCTTGTTGCCAAGTTTCATCTAGTTCGGAAGTTTCACCTTTAAATAAATCAGCTAGAGTATTTAACTCAGCTAGTCCTACTTCAGGGCCATTTTGGCCAATATTGCTCATATATGTTTCTTCTTCACCACCCAAGAAGAACATCTGAGTCCGAGGGGTTGCAGGAACAGTGTTTTGTGTTGCTGCGGAAATATCCTGACTGGGCTGAAGTTGCTCGGATAGTTCAGTTAGGCTCGTTATGCTATCTGTTGACTGTAGAATAGTCGGTTGCTGACTGAACCAATTATCTGTAGCCGCAGATGATTCCTCTTCGGCTGTTGGTTCTGCTACAGATGCCGACTGGTGAGCTAGCAAATCTTGAGACTCTAACAACTCAAGTTCTGGCAAGTTTAAGAGGGCTGCTAATTGCTGACTAGTTGCAATCTCGGTTTCTTCACCTCGGAGAACCAATTCTTGAGCTTGTTTAATTTCGGTAATGATAATTTTGGCTAGAGTGAGATAGGTATTTTCTGGATTAGCGATCGCATTTGCTGCGGCTTGACATAATCTACACCAATGAGGCAAATTCCAAGTCTGGCCAAGTCTGACTAACTGCTGACAAGATTGCTGAAGATTTTTGCGAGATTCAAGTGTGTTTTTTTGTTTAAACAGTTGCAACATTTCCCGTAGTGCTTGTAACACCTGGGCTTGAAATTCATCCCAGTGGTCACTTTCTAGGGCGGGTAAGGGCGAATGTGCTTCTGAAGAGACTACAGACAGGGGTAATTCTGTCGATGTACTTTCAGCGTCTTCTTCCTGGTTAGGAATATCTTGGCGCAGGAACAGATCGGTAAGTGTGCTAACTCTATCCTGATAATTTGGTTCTAATTCCGTTGTGGTATTGTCATTCACTACTCCACTGCCATTTTTTTGGACAAGGAAATCCAGATGCTCATATAGCCATTTAAACACCGGCTCAGTTTCTAACATCAGAGTATTGGCAGCCTCTTCTGACAGACCGAACGGCCCACTTAAATGTTCTAACAGCACCTTGAGGGTATCAGATACACCAAGAAATAAAGATTCTAACTTTTGATCAACCTGAACCGGATGTTCTTTGAGAACTTTAAAACAATCTTCCAGACGGTGAGAGGTGAGCTGAATACTATTCAGCCCCAACATAGCTGCGCTTCCCTTGATTGAATGAGCTGCCCGGAAAACTTCGTTGACCATTTCCGGGTCGTTCAAGGTACTTTGAAGATTCATTAACCCCTGCTCAATCGTATTCAGATGGTCTCTGGCTTCTTCTATGAAATAACCTAAAATCCGCTGTTGTTGTTCCGGCAGCATAATAAAACTTCTGAGTGCTGAGTACTGAGTGGTCATCGACTCGTGTCTAATGACTCATTTATTACTTAGATTCGAGGGTTTCCACGCGGAAACGCTCTACGGAGGATATCAAGTCACGGGAAACACCTACTAAAAGTTGTAGTGCGCCTGAAACGCGCTGTGCTTCTTGGGAGGTTTCTTGAGCTGTGAGTTCCACTGATTGCATAACGTGGGCGACAGCACGAGAAGTTTCTGTTTGTTCTACTGTGTCGCTGGTAATGGAGCGCACTAAAGTATCAATACGATTCGCGACTTGAATAATATTTTCCAGCGATCGCTTGGCTTCTTCTGCCAATTTAGTGCCTTTAATTACCTGTTGTGTGCCTTCTTCCATTGCGGTCATGACTGAGCCAGTTTCGCTCTGGATTTGCATGACAATCTGTTCAATTTCCTTTAAGGATTTGGCAGATTTGTCTGCTAGCTGACGCACTTCGTCTGCCACAATGGCAAACCCACGTCCGGCATCACCGGCTCTAGCTGCCTCAATACTGGCGTTGAGTGCCAGTAAATTGGTCCGGGAGGCAATTTGAGAAATTAACGCCACAATTTTAGAAATTTCTTGGGAAGATTCAGCTAGTCGCTTCACCTTGCGGGTAGTTTCCGCTACAGTTTCGCGAATTTCTAAAATACCTGCCACAGTATTTTCCACTGCTTCCCCACCTTTGAGTGCGATCGCACTGGCATCACCAGCCACAATTTCTGCTTCCCGTGCTGCTTCCGCTACCCTTTGAATTGAGTCAGTCATCACCTGGACTGAATTTAAGGTTACTCCTAACTCTTCTGCTTGTCGCAAGGCATCACTCGATAAAGCTCTAGCAAATGTTTCGGAATTCGTTGCACCTTTTGTTACCTCCTTTGCTGCCACTTTTACTTGTTGGACAATATCCCGGAGGTTTTGAATTGTCAGATTAAAGGCATCGGCAACGGCTCCTAGGACATCGGCTGTCACTTCGGCTTGAACTGTCAAATCCCCTCTAGCAGCGCCTTCCACATCATCTAACAAGCGAATCACTTGACGTTGCAGGTTTTCTTTGGCTTCTTCTTGTTCATCCGCTTTGCGTTGGGCATCATGTGTAGTTTTAAAAATCACACGAGCCATTTCATTAAAGCCAGTAGACAACCGCCCTAACTCATCTTCGGAATACACCGTGGCTTGCACATCAAGATTACCGAGGCGGACGGCATCAAACTGAGCTTGCAAGTCCTTGGTAGTCCGGCGAATTTGCTTGAGTGTCAGATTGCCCATAAAGGCTGCTGTACCAAAACCAGCAACACCCGCAGCCAGTGACATCGCCCAGCCTGTATTCCTCACGGATTCCCGTTGTTCGGGTGGCGCAAAGTTGGTAGTTACGAAGCTAACTGTAGCTACAACTAAGGCTGAGAAAATGCCCACTGTGCCAGCCACAAACCAGGGTTTGACATCTAGGGAGGCATTTTCTAAAGGTGCTAGCCAGCCTTGTTCAACACTAACGTTGGGTTCTAGCTGTGAGACGTTTTTTTCGTTAAATATAGGAACTGCTTCTTGTTCGCCATTCTCTGAACCAGTAATAGAAAACAGTTCATCGTCGCGTTCTTTAGGTTCATTTTTGGGGTTAGATACCGGGTTTTTAGCTTGTTGTAAGTTCCCACTACTGTCTAATGAACCCGAAAGCATCGCCACATCATCAAAGCTAGAATTTGTTTCTGTTAAGTCAAATCCGGGAATGTTTCCTAAATCATCAAATTCATCAAAGTCATCTAAAAACTCGATATTACTCTGAGAATTTTCGCCCTTTAGTAAACTATTGGTATCTCCATCAGAGCCAAAAGCAGATTTAAAGGCTTCAAAATCAAAACCATCATCAAAGTTATCTATATCAACCGCAGAATTACTGGCAATATGCTGGTCTCTTGGCGAATAATTACCATTTAAACTTGAGGATATTTCTTCACCTTCTATTTTCTCTAACCAATTATTAGAATCGGACTGAGAGAAATTATCTGAAGAATTATTACTCAAATTATTTGGTTCGGTGGAATCTAGTTTGAGATTCTCCTGGGCCATCAGTAACGTTTCGTCTTCCTGGCTATTTGTTTGTAGGTCAAAATTTGCCAGATTTGGCTCTTTGTCAGTTTCTTCAGTCAAATTCTCCGGAGTAGTTTCTAAACTACTGCTGGTTGAAGAACTGACTTCGGCAAAAGTTGTATCTTGGACATTTTCATCATAATCTAAAGAATTTTCCTGAGAGTATTCTGTTGCAGTATCTGATAAAGCCCTAGTAGTTTCTGGCTCATCTACCCTTTCTAGTTCAATCTCCTTTTGCCAGAAAACGGGTAAATCTAGTTCAACTTGCTCATCTTCCCCATTGGTATGAGATTCTGTCCGGCTTTGATTTTGATTCAAAGCAAAAGGATCTTCCCTTAAAGATGTGGTTGAATCTGAGGTTTGATTGAATGAAACGCTGTCTTCGGCGATCTCAAATGGATTGCTTAAGGATAGCTCTTCTACATCTATGAATGGCTGAGGCTCTGCCAAGGAATCCATTGCAAAGGTGCTGTTGCTATCTAAGTTAGCAAACATCCCCAAATCTTCTAGTTCTGGTGGGTCAGACTCCAGATGATCAGAAATTCCTGTAACATTTATTTGCTCTAGCTGATGATTTTCTTCAGTCCCAACCGCTAATCCCAGTTCTTCTTCGTATTCATTGATACTTTGCAACCCATTATTGGCAAAACCAATAACTTCTTGATCATCAGACAACTGTAAAACTTTTTGATACTCTTGTTGTGCAACATCGTACTGCTGCAAAACGTAGTAGATATGACCCCGTAACAAATGGCAATTAGCGTCATCTGGT comes from the Nodularia sp. NIES-3585 genome and includes:
- a CDS encoding methyl-accepting chemotaxis protein; this translates as MAASLNDYLDSYNQARTAYAQQKYEVAATLVDEVVQNVPDDANCHLLRGHIYYVLQQYDVAQQEYQKVLQLSDDQEVIGFANNGLQSINEYEEELGLAVGTEENHQLEQINVTGISDHLESDPPELEDLGMFANLDSNSTFAMDSLAEPQPFIDVEELSLSNPFEIAEDSVSFNQTSDSTTSLREDPFALNQNQSRTESHTNGEDEQVELDLPVFWQKEIELERVDEPETTRALSDTATEYSQENSLDYDENVQDTTFAEVSSSTSSSLETTPENLTEETDKEPNLANFDLQTNSQEDETLLMAQENLKLDSTEPNNLSNNSSDNFSQSDSNNWLEKIEGEEISSSLNGNYSPRDQHIASNSAVDIDNFDDGFDFEAFKSAFGSDGDTNSLLKGENSQSNIEFLDDFDEFDDLGNIPGFDLTETNSSFDDVAMLSGSLDSSGNLQQAKNPVSNPKNEPKERDDELFSITGSENGEQEAVPIFNEKNVSQLEPNVSVEQGWLAPLENASLDVKPWFVAGTVGIFSALVVATVSFVTTNFAPPEQRESVRNTGWAMSLAAGVAGFGTAAFMGNLTLKQIRRTTKDLQAQFDAVRLGNLDVQATVYSEDELGRLSTGFNEMARVIFKTTHDAQRKADEQEEAKENLQRQVIRLLDDVEGAARGDLTVQAEVTADVLGAVADAFNLTIQNLRDIVQQVKVAAKEVTKGATNSETFARALSSDALRQAEELGVTLNSVQVMTDSIQRVAEAAREAEIVAGDASAIALKGGEAVENTVAGILEIRETVAETTRKVKRLAESSQEISKIVALISQIASRTNLLALNASIEAARAGDAGRGFAIVADEVRQLADKSAKSLKEIEQIVMQIQSETGSVMTAMEEGTQQVIKGTKLAEEAKRSLENIIQVANRIDTLVRSITSDTVEQTETSRAVAHVMQSVELTAQETSQEAQRVSGALQLLVGVSRDLISSVERFRVETLESK